TCTGCAGCTCTCCAAGGGTTTTGCATCCTCTATTACGGTTACCTATGCATTAAAGTACACCGTCGACCGCGACAGACCCGATGGAAGCCCACATACTTTTCCGTCAGGCCATACCGCTTCAGCTTTTTCAGCAGCTGCATTTCTCCAGAAGCGGTACGGCTGGATGTATGGCCTCCCGGCTTATTCTGCTGCTATATTTACCGGATACGGAAGAGTCGAGAACGGCGCACATCGGACTGAAGATGTCCTCGTGGGAGCGCTTTTGGGTATCGTCGGACAGTTGATATTTACAACCCCCTATACCGATATTAAAGTTGTGCCACTGGTGGGGCGGACAGTGGCGGGGATCGTTGCGACGATCGAATGGTAGTTCAGGTGCAAGTACTACGATTTAATCTGACAATATGGTAA
Above is a window of Candidatus Manganitrophus noduliformans DNA encoding:
- a CDS encoding phosphatase PAP2 family protein encodes the protein MIAKPGSCFLRCLIFFFVIVIFSDVLESTCFARPQEEDVTQIILPVTAAAIALARYDNEGFLQLSKGFASSITVTYALKYTVDRDRPDGSPHTFPSGHTASAFSAAAFLQKRYGWMYGLPAYSAAIFTGYGRVENGAHRTEDVLVGALLGIVGQLIFTTPYTDIKVVPLVGRTVAGIVATIEW